A genomic stretch from Thermodesulfovibrionales bacterium includes:
- a CDS encoding folylpolyglutamate synthase/dihydrofolate synthase family protein, translated as MNYDDAIAYLYALQKHGIKLGLENTARLLSLLGNPQNSFQSIHVAGTNGKGSTSAMLASMLGAARFRVGLFTSPHLISFTERIKVNGVEIREEEVVELTGEIKDVIERRRKEDASQQTFLPTFFEFVTAMAFLFFKRKGIEWAVVETGMGGRLDATNLLLPRVSVITKISLDHREFLGSTLKDIAAEKAGIIKRGIPVVSSMQDGVAIETVRQKALEKEAPLFLYGRDFTARLRNSDLHGISFGYKGNHSFSDLFVPLCGMHQVENASVAVRAFELVEIGDSLPAAVKRGLAGTVWPGRLELLEMGRDSADILIDGAHNPSASQALADSLRRYYRFSYGKIVLILGIMSDKDTEGIMKPLLPIASEIIFTAPGYERAAAPDKLSEEASALGFSGARIAPTMKEAIDLAKRLGSSESSERSLIVITGSFYTIGEAKIVLGQEGILTRLRE; from the coding sequence CCGGCACAAACGGCAAGGGCTCCACATCGGCCATGCTCGCTTCGATGCTCGGGGCAGCTCGTTTCAGGGTGGGGCTCTTCACTTCCCCCCATCTCATCAGCTTCACTGAAAGGATAAAGGTAAACGGCGTCGAGATACGAGAGGAGGAGGTAGTCGAGCTGACGGGGGAGATAAAAGACGTTATAGAGCGGCGCCGAAAGGAGGACGCCTCTCAGCAGACTTTCTTGCCGACCTTCTTTGAATTCGTCACCGCCATGGCCTTTCTCTTCTTCAAGAGGAAGGGGATTGAGTGGGCCGTGGTAGAAACCGGAATGGGCGGGAGGCTCGATGCGACGAACCTTCTTCTCCCCCGCGTCTCGGTGATAACGAAGATCAGCCTCGATCACCGTGAATTCCTCGGGTCAACGCTGAAAGATATCGCAGCGGAAAAGGCTGGGATCATAAAGAGGGGGATACCTGTCGTCTCTTCCATGCAGGACGGAGTGGCGATCGAGACGGTGAGGCAGAAGGCGTTGGAGAAGGAAGCTCCTCTCTTTCTTTACGGCAGGGACTTTACGGCAAGGCTGAGGAACAGCGACCTGCACGGAATCTCCTTCGGCTATAAAGGAAATCATTCTTTTTCCGACCTCTTTGTTCCTCTCTGCGGCATGCACCAGGTCGAGAATGCGTCTGTCGCTGTGAGGGCCTTTGAGCTGGTCGAGATCGGAGATTCCCTGCCGGCCGCAGTCAAGAGGGGACTCGCCGGTACGGTCTGGCCTGGCAGGCTGGAACTGCTCGAGATGGGGCGGGACTCCGCTGACATATTGATTGATGGCGCCCACAACCCCTCCGCGTCACAGGCGCTCGCAGACTCCCTTCGGAGATACTACCGTTTCTCGTACGGCAAGATAGTCCTCATCCTCGGTATCATGTCTGATAAGGATACAGAAGGGATCATGAAGCCCCTTTTGCCGATCGCGTCGGAGATCATCTTTACTGCGCCGGGGTATGAAAGGGCCGCAGCCCCGGATAAACTTTCAGAAGAGGCGTCGGCCCTCGGCTTTTCCGGAGCGAGGATCGCCCCTACGATGAAGGAGGCGATTGATTTAGCGAAGCGACTCGGTTCCAGTGAATCCTCTGAAAGGTCCCTCATCGTCATTACCGGTTCGTTCTATACGATAGGTGAGGCAAAGATAGTTCTCGGGCAAGAAGGCATCCTGACGAGGCTGAGGGAATGA